GTAATTGCAGGTTATTCATCAGGAAGTGATTTACCCGAAGAATATCAACTGATTTTTCCAAAGATGACTTCACCAATGTCATTAAGACCACCTGAAGAAGTGGGTTTATCTTGGAATGGAGAAATTGAACCACTAACAAGATTGATTTTAGGACACGGTAGTCACTTACAGGATTCTGTAGAACGTTCAATAGACCTATTTAAGGGTAAAACGGAAGCAGCGGATTTTGTTAGAAAATTGAAAATGGAATCACAAGTTTCTATCATTAGCCCAGGAATGCCAATACAAGATGTAATTCATCTTGCAGAGTATTTAGTGGAAACAGCAATCAATTTCGCAAAATATAGACCTGGTGCGCAAACCGTTGGAGGACCAATAGAAATTGCAGTGATTACAAGGCACGAAGGATTTAAATGGATTAAAAGAAAGCATTATTTTAGTACAGATTTAAATAACCACGAATCGTCTAAATAAAAAAATCATAATAAAATGGAAAATAAAAAAACTAAACCCAAGAAAGAGAGACCAATTGTCCAAGAAAGTACTGCTACTAATTCAACTTTCAGACAATCGGGTATATCACATGGTAATTGGAATTATTCACAGAATATTGAGAATACAATTAAAGACGAAATCAAAATTAAGCACGAAACATTAAATTTTTCTATGTAGAAAGACGTCGCATAACAACATATATGAAACAAGGTAAAGGCCATTATGGATATTGAAAGTTATCCAAAATATCAAAGAAAGTAATCGTTCTGTCCGATCAGGAAAAATTTGATAAAGACCTTGCCAAGATTAAAACACTCAATTAATCTCCTCTGTCTACCTTTCCTTATGCATGAACCTAAAATCTACAAAATATGAACTCCAAACTATCCTTTCGGGAAAGAGCGGCTATAGCTATGATGCACTTATCCAAACAGTTGCCCGTTACCTTAGAACAGGCCAGAGAGCAAGCCCAATGGCTGAGGAAAAACACCAAAGCAAAGGACAAGAAACAGAGAAGCTCATAAATTTTGCTAAAGAAAATAATCTGTTCTACAACGATATAGAAGAAGATCAGTATATCTCGGAAGGCGCCGAACAAAAAGTGTATATTAAAAATGAGCAATATGTTCTTAAGCTCAACGATGCTATTTATTACGCTTCTTGGGAAGATTACTTCTTCAACCTAATCCTTCACAATTATTTTTTTGCCGACACTGCCTATCAACTATTGGGTCTTTATGAGAATAAAAAGGTACTATATGCGGTAGTAAAACAACCCTTCATACGAGCCGACCGCCTTACAGATCTAGCACAGGTAAAAGCATTTTTAGCTAATAACGGTTTTGAGAACACTCGGAGCCATGATTACTATCACCCGCAATTAGGAATAGTCTTGGAAGACTTACACGACGAAAATGTATTGACCCAGCAAGAGACGCTCTATTTCATTGATACCGTTTTCTATATTGATTCAGAAGTATTTTGGAATTAAGAAAAAAGTAGTGTAACGAATAACGCAAAAACCATTTTGAACTACTACCCTACCTTAAAACACCAGCGTTACCCCTTCTGCCTGCCCTTCCTTGCGAGTATAAGAGACTTGATCTACCATTGAACCGTTATTGTCAAAGAGTGTAATCGTATCTCCAGTATTATTAAGTCTTACGCGAGAATCTAGCGTGATCTGCACTACATTCCCAGCAGCAATTACATCAGAATCCAATAGTTCGGTTAGCGGGGCAGACTTGCCTACACTGTCGGCTATCGTCCACTCTTTAATATCTTGATCGTGCGGACTTACGTTGAGTAAAGTTACTCGCTCCTGTCCGGTTTCCTTTCCCAGTGGGTTTACCAATGCTGCCACGATGCGGATACTTTTGCCGATACTGGGTTTTACTGGAGCTGGCGGAGGCAGTACAATTTCACCATCGGGGACAATGACCAAATCTTCAGGTTCGTAGTTCATACGAAGTTGTAATGGCGAGATTACATCAATTACATCGTGCATGTTGCCGAGTTCTCCGTTGGGCAATAGCACCCGGTCATCGCGGTTTACGGGGTCTTCGCGTAGCCAGGCATCAAACTGAGCGAGTGTAGTAAATCCAGAGCCAACGTAAGAAACTAACCGCCGGAATAGCTTAGGCCATATGACTAATTCTTCTATTTCGGCTAAACCCTCGGTAAAACTTGCTGTCTGCTGAGTATTGGCGGTTGCCTCTGGCCATAACCCTACTCCTTCTGGCCGTTTACCCCGAACTAGTTGTGCCAGAATTTTGCGTAAGTCAGTGGGTAGCGAGGTGTAGAATGCTGGGTACGCCAGTCCAGCTTCTAATAATTGATAATTAAGACTGCGGGTTACATGGGCTTCTTCAATAAAAAGTTGGGCGCCGTCTACTTGTTCAGCATCCCCGACGTACACAAAAGCGATAATCCGACCGAAGGTATCCAGATTATTGGCTAAAACGTAGCCTCGCTGCGGATGATTATCAATGGATGCAATTTTATTCGGGTTACGTTCGGCAAACGCAATATTGGTAAATCCAATTCGCGCCAAAAGCTCATCACGAGCCGCTTCCGCCCAATTCAAGTTCTGGTGACTATCGCCAAAGTGGGTTTCCAGCGCATCAATTCCTTCAAATCGCAGATTGATCATACCCCGTCGGTTAAAGGTAGCACTTCGTCCGCTAGCACTAAGGGCATCTACCAAGCTAGGATTATCGGGTAGGAACTTTATGGTATCGCCATCGGGTTCAGGACCTGAAAGGGGAAGATCGGGGTAGTGAACGTGGAATTCACCTTTAATCAGTCGGTAGGGCATGGCTATGTGGTTGATTTATTTGTTGATAATAACGGGTCTGTAGAGACTTAATTAATCAAGGCTCTACGGGAATGTTTCTGTAAAAATGCAATAGAAGGGTATGTTTTGCCTCCGAACTCGTGATCTGCGTTATCAATCCATATCAAAGATAACCCAACGGGATGTTGATAAATGAAAAAAGGCGTTATATAATTGTTAAGAACATCCGGCTACTAGCAACTCCTTAGAATAATTGAATCCGCTAACAGTTTTTTGTAATTTGCTGATAAACACCATTTTTTATGAAAGCTACCTTAATCATCTTAGCTATAATTACCTCTCTGGTCGGTATGAAGACGATATTCAACGAACCACCGGTACTTAAAAAAGCTGACTACCTGCAAGTAGCCCATCTCGCGCAGGGCGATACTGAAGGGTTAGCCGAAGTACGGGAAGCATTTGTTGGGCGAAACCCAGGTTATGACTTGCATTTTTTCGGTCAGACAAAAAAGGTCGCCCCGGCGGAAAGCTATCGACTGGCGTTCGTACAGCAAGGAGGCGGAACGGCTCAATTCGCTGAAGGCCCATCATCTAAGATTTCCGTAGGCGATATTATTTACTTACCGCCCCAACAGACCATGACTACCGACAGCCTGATAGATTATGTAGTCTTCACCGTGCCTGATCCTTTGCCGGAAGAATTCCCGCATTTCATCCGCCCCGATTGGGATGAAAATATTACCGATACTCCCGGCGGTTGCGCGACTGAAACTGGAGCCTATCGTCGAATTCTGCTGACTTGGAAGCCTGAGGTGGGGCCTTACGTCTACCACGCCCTCAATGCCCACCGAGTTCGAATCACCGATTCATTTACTCACTACCATCCGGTAGAAGGGGGCTTTGATGAGTTTTACTTGGTACAGATGGTACAGCCGGGTGCCCGATTAATCACTTCTAACCAAACGGATAAAATTATCGACCCTGCATCAGTGCAACCCGATGAGGTAGATGATTTGTTGCAATCTACTGAGTTGCAGGTCGGTGATTTGGTGTATCTGCCCCGAGGCGTTATTCATCGCGGCGTAGACGGAGTACTGGCGCAAGTAATTACCATTCCGGGTTTTATTCCTGGTTCAGAAATAGGGGTAGATCACCACTTACGAGCAATCAACCAACGGTTTGGCCCAAAAATAGATTTGCCACTGAATCAGGAAGCTTCTGCCTCGGCAGTTATTCGGTAGTCTCATTGACATCTAGCATTCCGTTGTACAAGTTGTATTATTGAAGATCAAGGATTTATTCATATGAAAATCAACTTTCTGTTAGGCTTATCACTAGTATTGAGTATAAGCTTTTCTACCCAGGCTCAGAATAAAAACCTACCGGACGATCTGCTCTCATCGGATTTTCACCAAGGGCGGCGGGAAGCGTTGCGGACGAAGATGCCGGAAAACTCGGTAGCCGTTATTTTTTCCAATCCGGTACGAAACCGAGCTAATGATGTAAATTACGTCTACCACCAAGACCCGAATTTTTACTACCTAACCGGGCACCGCGAGCCCCATTCGGTATTACTTTTATTCAAGGACAAGCAGCGTATTAACGGTCAGCGTACCGACGAGTTGATTATTGTTCGGCAGCGTAATGCGTTACAAGAACTATACGATGGAGCCCGGATGGGTAAAGAAGGGGCTAAGACCGAACTAGGGTTTTCGGTAGCCTACGAAGGAACTGAGTTCGCTGACCTTCCGATTGACTTCTCTACATTTGACCAAGTGCTGTTCTATGATTTTCATAATGATGTGCGGGATATAAAAGAGAAAGGCGACTTACACGACCTGATTTTGGCATTCAGACGAAAAGCGCGTTATCCTAAGAATTACTCTCAAATACTGGGACTAGAGCCTGAGCAAAATAATTTAAATACTAGAATGTTGGATAGCCTGATGCAGGAATTGCGCGGTATCAAAACCGCCGAAGAACTGGATTTACTTCGTAAAGCAGTCAAGATTTCGGCATTAGGGCAAAAAGAAGTAATGAAGGCAATACGCCCGGGCATGTCAGAACTAGAAGTGCAGGGGATGCACGAGTTTATCTACAAAAAGTACCGAGCCGAGTACGAGGGTTACCCTAGCATTGTAGGAGCCGGGCACAACGGCTGCGTACTGCACTACATTGAAAATTATAAACCGGAAATTGAAGACGGCGAATTGATTCTGATGGATTTGGGCGCCGAGTACCACGGCTACACCGCCGATGTTACCCGCACTATTCCCGTGAACGGGAAGTTTACCCAAGAGCAAAAAATCATTTACGATCTGGTATATAAAGCTCAGGAAGCCGGTATGGCAGTTTGCCGAGCGGGAGCTACCTTCAAAGAAATTTACCAGGCAACTGCCGAGGTGGTTAACCAGGGCTTAGTGGACTTGGGAATCTACAAAAGTCTGGAGAAAGAAGATATCATTAATCCGGCTACCGGACGCAACCGTTACTATCCGCACGGCTGCTGCCACCACATTGGTCTGGACGTACATGATAAAGGCAATTACGATACGCTACGCGCCAATATGGTGATCACCATTGAACCCGGCATCTACATTCCCGAAGGCAGCCCCTGCGACCCTAAGTGGTGGGACATTCCCGTGCGGATTGAAGACGATTTTCTGGTGACCGAAGACGGCTACGAGCTGCTTTCCAACGCCGCTCCTCGGCGAAGCGAAGAGGTTGAGGGAGTGATGAAAGAAGAAAGTTTCTTCAACCGTGCTGATTTGCCTGCTTTGGATGGGGAAGAATAGTTTAGAAGGCCACGCCTACGGAGAAATTCAACTCTACGTAATCACGTTTGAGGGAAGGACTATATCTGTACCCTAAATTAGCATCCAGATAGCCGTATTTGCCCAAACGTAGCTGTATTCCTTGTAGCAGTGAGAAGGCAGCGATACGTTGAATTTGTCGTTCTGATAGCATCACCGAATTGTTAGATAAAAAAGCATCCCGATGGCTCGACCAGATATTTTCTGCTTGCAGCGATAAATAAAGAGATGATAGATTATTGGCACTTTTCCCTTTTTTAATCAGACCAGGCATAAGGTAATAGTAGCGCGTGGCTGCTCCAAAACCTAAAGAGTTATTATCCCACCCAGTCACATTGTGTTCATACTGAGCTAAGATCGAGAATGGAACTCCTATCTTGCGTTCGTAGGCAAAATGATAACCCACAAATGGACCACCCCCCCATCCTATACTGGAGAGGCCAATCTTAAACATAGATTTCTCCTCTACATTGGCTCGGGTCCAGTACTTATATTTTTCCTTGAGGGAAAAGTCTGAGGAATCGGCCGCTTCTTCACTGTAAGTAATTGTTACTGTATCCGATTGAGCAAGAACAATTTGAACCGATAGAACCGAATTAAGGACGATGAGCAGAACGAGTAGTGTTTGTTTCATTTTTTTCTAAGGTTTTGATAGTAATCGGACTGTAAGAATTTTTGATCGACACGATTGGCTGATTTTCCTGGCGTTCGTAAGACTGAAAAGTATCTTTGCCCATAAAAAGGTTGTTCTCTGATCTTTTTCCAGGGAATGTGGTATGTACCCGACCTGCAAAGGCTTCTAAGTTGTAGTAATAATGCATGGGATCACTTGTAGCGAAGGAGATGTTGGTTCGAGAAGCATCAATAGTAACCGCAGTTAGCTTATCTCCGGTACTAATATCTACTTCACCGTAACTGCTGCTGATTATCAAATCTCCCACTAAGCCATGCCCAATAATAGTAGTCTTATTGGCATCAATTATGGTAGTCCCGCTTACTTGCTTTATGTTCACCTCTCCGTAAGTGCAGGTAATAGCTAGTGAGCCTACCAGGCTATAGGCAGTAATATTCGTTTTCTTAGTATTTGTGGTTATACTTCCCTCTATTTTCTCCATAAGTATGTCACCGTAGTCTACTTCCAATTCAATATTCGCCCGAACACTGTTTAGCTGAACTTCGCCAAAGCTAGCGGTAACAGTAGCGTCTCCTTGCAAATCGCTTAGCGAAATATTTCCGAAGCGATTGTTAATGAAAAGCTGGCTAGTTTGCGGTACTCTTACCTCGTATACTGTTTGCAGGTTGCTACGAATCTTAGGGATTCCCCCCTGAATACGAAAAAAGTTGGTGAGTTCTATCTGATCTGTCTCAGTGTTGATAGCGTACTGAAGTACACTCAGGTCTTGCTCAGCAATTGACCGCTTCGGGTGTTTGGCAATTAGTTTGATCGTAATGTTTAATTCGTCCCGCGCCCAACCCTTTACATCAATAGTCGCTTTTTCCGTATTGAAGACAATCTTCTGAGCTTCCTTCCAGGGAATTTGCTTCTGAATGGTTTTGGTCACCACTTGTATTTTCTCCTGGGCTTGCACTGGAAGTGTAGCCGAAAGAATAAGCAGGGAATAAAATAAAACTGATGTAGCAATAATTATTTTCGGTAAAGGAGGTGTCCGATAGGGAAAAATCCCCCTATCCCGTTCCACGGCGGCCTCCTTTAAAAAAGGGGGAAATATAGATCGTAGTATTACCGGAAGTATGGTTCGTAATGACATTACAGTACCAGTTGAATGAGTTCTTTGGTGGCGTTGGCTTTCATATTCTGAATCCGCACTTGGTATTTAATCAGAGAAGGATCATGACCTAGCTGGTCTAGCGTTTTTCGTAATTCAGTTTCTTCGGAGTCTAGCTCTTCCCAATGAGCTATCAGGGTTTGAAATTCTTTCGTTTGGCATACCGGCTGGCTCTGGCAGTGCTGTCGGATAAATTCCCAAGCTTCCTGTTCCAAAACCTCTCCCTCCATTCCCAAATCATGGGGTTCTTTCAATACTGTTTCACCACCAGCTACCCACTCTTCGCTGTAGGTAGTGGTCACTTCTTCGCCCCGGTTTTCGTTAAGTAGCAGCCCAGCTACAATCAGCACAGAGACGGCGGCGGCGGTAGCGTAAAGCCACCATAGTTTTCGTACTTTAGGCTCATTGGATAGCGATGTTCCAATAGTATTCCAAACATTAGCTCGTGGTTCGTAATTGGGTAGTTGGTTGATGCTTTGCTGAAATGCTTCTTCAGACACTAACTGTCGCTCTAACTGCTGCCAAGTATCTGGTTTAGCACTACGTTCGGGTAGTTGCTGAATGGCTTTTCGTAAGGGATGTTCCGAATTCATGAGTACCACGATTTTAATTTTGTTCGTAATAGCTGTTTGGCGTAGTGTAGCTGCGACTTAGAGGTTCCTTCCGAGATTGCGAGCATATCGGCTACTTCCCGGTGCGCGTATCCTTCTACTTCAATCAGTAGAAACACAGCTCGGCACTTGGCAGGAATTTCGCGAATGGCCTGATCGAGCACCTCGCCACTCAAATCGTTGGGCCAGACTATTGGATCAGCATCTGAATTAGGTAGCAAAGGCTCATAACGTTTTTCGTACTGAATTTTCCGTAGTGCCTTTCTCACCATAATGGTTTTAATCCAACCACCTAATGACCCGGTTCCTTTAAACTGCCCAATGTCTTTAAATACCTGGATGAATCCCTCCTGTAGCACATCGTGCGCGTTATCTTCATCGTTCGTAATGCGATAAACGGTAGAGTACATCGGGCGTTGGTACTGCTCAAACAGTTGGCGTTGCGCGCATCGGCTACCTTGTCGGCACCCTTCCACCAACTGCTGGTCAGTCATACGGTCGCTAATTAGCAAAGTATTTTTCGGTTACATCTACAGGGGGCAAGCTAAAGCCAGAAGGTTGGAAAGCGAGAGAAAATAATGATTGATGACGAATGATTAATGAATAATGAGTTGCGAGAAGCATCAATTATTCGTCACCAAATAAGCTTGGGAGAAGTTGAAAGTGTTGGCGGAAGTGATCTTCTAAATCGGCTAAGTACTTAGCCGTACCTTCTTCGCCTTCCTGCGGTGCCCAAGGGGCAAATTCTTTATCGGTAGCGGCATTGTAGGGGCCGGGTTTTACTTCCAGCACTACAGTGTCGGGTTCTAGCGCAATGAAGGTGTGCCACACTCCGGCTCGGTAGTCCACTCCTAGCAAGCCTTCGTTCGGATTCATATACACGAAATCTTCTGGCTGATACGTGCCATCATCGGCAAAGCGCACAAATCCTAAACTACCTTGGATGACTAGCACCATTTCGGCTTTGGGTACCGCTACGTGCCGATGCGGGGCTACGTAAGTACCTGGCTGAAACGCATTAAGCATTCGTTGCAAGGTATCTTCATCACCCGTGTGTAGTACGTGAATATTCCGCTTTCGGTCACTCTCGCGGGCATCCTGGGCTTTTTGGTCAATTAGTTCCTGGGTGATTGTAGCTACTTGCTTATGTTGCGAAAGAGTAGCGTTAGGTGAGATTTGGTGGAGTTTCATAGATTATGGCTTGGGGCAGGGAGCT
This region of Tunicatimonas pelagia genomic DNA includes:
- a CDS encoding lamin tail domain-containing protein — encoded protein: MPYRLIKGEFHVHYPDLPLSGPEPDGDTIKFLPDNPSLVDALSASGRSATFNRRGMINLRFEGIDALETHFGDSHQNLNWAEAARDELLARIGFTNIAFAERNPNKIASIDNHPQRGYVLANNLDTFGRIIAFVYVGDAEQVDGAQLFIEEAHVTRSLNYQLLEAGLAYPAFYTSLPTDLRKILAQLVRGKRPEGVGLWPEATANTQQTASFTEGLAEIEELVIWPKLFRRLVSYVGSGFTTLAQFDAWLREDPVNRDDRVLLPNGELGNMHDVIDVISPLQLRMNYEPEDLVIVPDGEIVLPPPAPVKPSIGKSIRIVAALVNPLGKETGQERVTLLNVSPHDQDIKEWTIADSVGKSAPLTELLDSDVIAAGNVVQITLDSRVRLNNTGDTITLFDNNGSMVDQVSYTRKEGQAEGVTLVF
- a CDS encoding aminopeptidase P family protein, which translates into the protein MKINFLLGLSLVLSISFSTQAQNKNLPDDLLSSDFHQGRREALRTKMPENSVAVIFSNPVRNRANDVNYVYHQDPNFYYLTGHREPHSVLLLFKDKQRINGQRTDELIIVRQRNALQELYDGARMGKEGAKTELGFSVAYEGTEFADLPIDFSTFDQVLFYDFHNDVRDIKEKGDLHDLILAFRRKARYPKNYSQILGLEPEQNNLNTRMLDSLMQELRGIKTAEELDLLRKAVKISALGQKEVMKAIRPGMSELEVQGMHEFIYKKYRAEYEGYPSIVGAGHNGCVLHYIENYKPEIEDGELILMDLGAEYHGYTADVTRTIPVNGKFTQEQKIIYDLVYKAQEAGMAVCRAGATFKEIYQATAEVVNQGLVDLGIYKSLEKEDIINPATGRNRYYPHGCCHHIGLDVHDKGNYDTLRANMVITIEPGIYIPEGSPCDPKWWDIPVRIEDDFLVTEDGYELLSNAAPRRSEEVEGVMKEESFFNRADLPALDGEE
- a CDS encoding RNA polymerase sigma factor; translated protein: MTDQQLVEGCRQGSRCAQRQLFEQYQRPMYSTVYRITNDEDNAHDVLQEGFIQVFKDIGQFKGTGSLGGWIKTIMVRKALRKIQYEKRYEPLLPNSDADPIVWPNDLSGEVLDQAIREIPAKCRAVFLLIEVEGYAHREVADMLAISEGTSKSQLHYAKQLLRTKLKSWYS
- a CDS encoding WbuC family cupin fold metalloprotein, with the protein product MKLHQISPNATLSQHKQVATITQELIDQKAQDARESDRKRNIHVLHTGDEDTLQRMLNAFQPGTYVAPHRHVAVPKAEMVLVIQGSLGFVRFADDGTYQPEDFVYMNPNEGLLGVDYRAGVWHTFIALEPDTVVLEVKPGPYNAATDKEFAPWAPQEGEEGTAKYLADLEDHFRQHFQLLPSLFGDE